The proteins below come from a single Cupriavidus pauculus genomic window:
- a CDS encoding pilus assembly protein TadD: protein MTMKSMARAMAAMTTMALLGGCAGLGAGSNSAERMAQQAEAQIELAKLRDKEERAEYSDKAVYLGLIGRMQQEGLYYASLAHIDAYQQRFGATPELRLLRADALRETGQDDAATQAYRDLTGTDRAARAYHGLGLLAGRQGDFTRAVMALRQAATLDPVNAPIANDLGYALMRGGALQEAKVPVMQALQLDGTNPRIVSNAAVWMMADGKRAQATAMMQQANLPENTRAAIRKEADRIARAAQARANAMSGPAGKVAAGKPLAMTDARGALSGIQPGIQPGIQPGAQP, encoded by the coding sequence ATGACGATGAAGAGCATGGCACGCGCGATGGCCGCGATGACGACGATGGCCCTGCTGGGCGGCTGCGCCGGGCTGGGGGCCGGTTCCAACAGCGCCGAGCGGATGGCCCAGCAGGCCGAGGCACAGATCGAGCTCGCGAAGCTGCGCGACAAGGAGGAGCGTGCCGAGTACAGCGACAAGGCCGTGTACCTGGGCCTGATCGGCCGCATGCAGCAGGAGGGGCTGTATTACGCGTCGCTGGCGCATATCGACGCCTACCAGCAGCGCTTTGGCGCGACGCCGGAACTCAGGTTGCTGCGCGCCGATGCATTGCGCGAGACGGGCCAGGACGATGCGGCCACGCAGGCCTATCGCGATCTGACCGGCACCGATCGGGCGGCGCGGGCCTACCACGGGCTGGGATTGCTTGCGGGACGCCAGGGCGATTTCACGCGGGCGGTGATGGCGTTGCGGCAGGCCGCGACGCTGGATCCCGTGAATGCGCCCATCGCGAACGACCTTGGCTATGCGTTGATGCGCGGGGGCGCGTTGCAGGAAGCGAAGGTGCCCGTGATGCAGGCGCTTCAGCTCGACGGGACGAACCCGCGCATCGTCAGCAATGCCGCGGTCTGGATGATGGCGGACGGCAAGCGCGCGCAGGCCACCGCGATGATGCAGCAGGCGAACCTGCCCGAGAACACGCGTGCGGCGATTCGAAAGGAAGCCGATCGTATCGCGCGCGCGGCACAGGCGCGGGCCAATGCCATGAGTGGCCCGGCGGGCAAGGTCGCGGCGGGGAAGCCGCTGGCCATGACCGACGCGCGCGGCGCGCTATCGGGAATACAACCGGGAATACAACCGGGAATACAACCGGGGGCACAACCCTGA
- a CDS encoding DUF3613 domain-containing protein: MNLATRLRTFAAPAVGLALGAALCLPATPAFAQQPAADAAPPPVRMAPIAERNDTRALLQIQRSGAQAGPGLPMTGEQAALGYERYLESFRYAIPEYFTSQATGSPLRGGSGSQSFGQALGQ, translated from the coding sequence ATGAACCTTGCCACCCGCCTCCGAACCTTTGCCGCCCCGGCTGTTGGGCTAGCACTTGGCGCGGCGCTTTGCCTGCCCGCCACGCCGGCATTCGCGCAGCAGCCGGCGGCCGATGCCGCGCCCCCGCCGGTGCGGATGGCGCCCATCGCCGAGCGCAACGATACGCGCGCGCTGCTGCAGATCCAGCGCTCGGGCGCGCAGGCGGGCCCCGGCCTGCCGATGACGGGCGAGCAGGCCGCGCTTGGCTACGAGCGCTATCTGGAGAGCTTCCGCTACGCGATTCCCGAGTACTTCACGAGCCAGGCGACGGGCAGTCCGCTGCGCGGCGGGTCGGGCAGTCAGTCGTTCGGGCAGGCGTTGGGGCAGTAA
- a CDS encoding TadG family pilus assembly protein — MHATFASRTFSARGSGACCARARQRGAVSAMAVILMATIGVAALVSIDIGYVFYGQRQLQKIADLAAVSGAQQLKRAADLATTSASVMAAVQGTATQNGYKPAVTTSCGDVASGAADGMRACLGLWDPGNPANGDSRRHFNAGYNPATVSPNAVRVQATMTLPVLFVFPGSSGRQLRAEAIAAGSPPVASFSLASGLLDVNTANGLLGKLLGPNVTVNFSALDWSGLVGTNITLEQLRVAAGVGTIDQLLGLQLSLRDFYALVLKAANKSALLGVALGSPATTLGVGAVGVAVSMARLLALGVLAPAASSAAEVGLNVASLLMLSAQLANSNGARVSLGNVNLGIARTSAGLYVTQPPQTAVGPVRQTGTNTWQTTAQTAQLGLRLDVVVDLAVASVNLPLYVEAASANASLTQMQCAATSADRRATLRLTQQVARVCLANSDGSASCEPTRTVLANILGVKVVNVPVSNPVGAAGSQDIVLAPGGYVQAPATNQLTTAVTSLLNNLRPTLDLGGILIPPIIDIPGLLAALLTPVANLLDLVVNSLLKPLGIQLGNADLWMNGIDCNNAELVY, encoded by the coding sequence ATGCACGCCACGTTTGCCTCCAGGACCTTCTCCGCTCGCGGGAGCGGCGCATGTTGCGCGCGTGCGCGGCAGCGTGGCGCCGTGAGCGCGATGGCGGTGATCCTGATGGCGACCATCGGGGTGGCGGCGCTGGTGTCGATCGATATCGGGTATGTGTTCTATGGGCAGCGGCAGCTGCAGAAGATAGCGGATCTGGCGGCGGTGTCGGGCGCGCAGCAACTCAAGCGCGCGGCGGATCTTGCGACGACCAGCGCCAGCGTGATGGCGGCCGTGCAGGGCACGGCGACGCAGAACGGCTACAAGCCTGCGGTGACGACGTCGTGCGGCGATGTGGCGAGCGGCGCGGCGGATGGCATGCGCGCGTGCCTCGGGCTCTGGGATCCGGGCAATCCAGCGAATGGCGACAGCAGGCGGCATTTCAACGCGGGCTACAACCCGGCGACGGTGTCGCCGAATGCGGTACGCGTGCAGGCGACGATGACGTTGCCGGTGTTGTTTGTGTTTCCGGGGTCGAGTGGGCGGCAATTGCGGGCGGAGGCGATTGCGGCGGGGAGTCCGCCGGTGGCGTCGTTTTCGCTGGCCAGCGGGTTGCTCGACGTGAACACGGCGAATGGCCTGCTGGGCAAGCTGCTGGGTCCCAACGTGACCGTGAATTTCTCGGCGCTGGACTGGAGCGGGCTAGTCGGCACCAATATCACGCTGGAGCAGCTTCGCGTGGCCGCGGGCGTGGGCACGATCGATCAGCTGCTCGGGCTGCAGCTGTCGCTGCGCGACTTCTACGCGCTGGTGCTGAAGGCGGCCAACAAGAGCGCGCTGCTCGGCGTGGCGCTAGGTAGTCCCGCCACCACGCTCGGTGTGGGGGCCGTCGGCGTTGCCGTGAGCATGGCGCGATTGCTCGCGCTCGGCGTGCTGGCCCCGGCGGCCTCGTCGGCGGCGGAGGTCGGCCTTAACGTGGCGTCGCTGCTGATGCTGTCCGCGCAGCTTGCGAACAGCAATGGCGCTCGCGTGAGCCTCGGGAATGTCAATCTGGGCATCGCGCGTACCAGCGCGGGGCTCTACGTCACGCAGCCGCCGCAGACGGCCGTTGGTCCCGTCCGGCAGACCGGCACGAATACGTGGCAGACCACGGCGCAGACCGCGCAACTGGGGCTGCGGCTGGACGTGGTGGTCGATCTGGCGGTGGCCTCGGTGAATTTGCCGCTGTACGTCGAAGCGGCGTCCGCCAACGCCTCGCTTACGCAGATGCAATGCGCCGCCACGTCCGCGGACCGGCGCGCGACGCTTCGGCTCACGCAGCAGGTGGCGAGGGTGTGCCTGGCCAACTCGGATGGCTCCGCGAGCTGCGAGCCGACGCGGACGGTATTGGCCAATATCCTCGGTGTGAAGGTCGTCAACGTGCCGGTATCGAATCCGGTGGGCGCGGCGGGATCGCAGGACATCGTGCTGGCGCCGGGGGGATATGTGCAGGCGCCGGCCACGAATCAACTGACGACCGCGGTGACCTCGCTGCTCAACAACCTGCGTCCGACGCTCGATCTGGGCGGGATCCTGATACCGCCCATCATCGATATTCCTGGACTTCTGGCGGCGCTGCTGACGCCGGTAGCCAATCTGCTGGACCTTGTGGTCAACAGCCTGCTGAAGCCGCTTGGCATCCAGCTCGGCAATGCCGACCTCTGGATGAATGGCATCGACTGCAACAACGCCGAACTGGTGTACTGA
- a CDS encoding sigma 54-interacting transcriptional regulator, which translates to MKADRWAYESLEVYVWEGKYEIADRVARFLTPLGVDVIRAGALESFPAEPRTKPCVAVISASAIGTAKFTLEWEAAHGMPVVWVAAPDREVDPGRFPAEYAHILPHDFSGPDLRTQIGKLMPQLLAASETGPDVADLVAGSPAMLQLLQQVDTFADFDSNVMLYGETGAGKERIARLFHDRNRTYGKGPFIAVNCGAIPDGLFESQFFGHAKGAFTGAMFAHRGYFEQANGGTLFLDEIGDLPLFQQVKLLRVLEENALTRLGSALPVKLDFRLVAATNKDLREAVGQGKFRADLYFRLAVIELRIPSLEERGAADKVALLQSFMRHMMGAKRFDVLPPMPDWLKGAVGTAFFNGNVRELRNLAERVGITVQQCGAWDEDRIRPLFRGLRPGAFDGGERPAESRGDAEERRRIIAALDANGWRRQDTATCLGISRKVLWEKMRKYQIVDSEAADNEVESA; encoded by the coding sequence ATGAAAGCCGACCGCTGGGCCTACGAGAGCCTCGAAGTCTATGTCTGGGAAGGCAAGTACGAGATTGCCGACCGCGTCGCGCGCTTTCTCACGCCGCTTGGGGTCGATGTGATTCGCGCTGGCGCGCTCGAGTCGTTTCCTGCCGAGCCGCGTACGAAACCCTGCGTGGCCGTGATCAGTGCATCGGCGATCGGTACCGCGAAATTCACGCTCGAGTGGGAAGCCGCGCATGGCATGCCCGTCGTGTGGGTCGCCGCGCCCGATCGCGAGGTCGACCCGGGCCGCTTCCCGGCCGAATACGCCCATATCCTGCCGCACGATTTCTCGGGGCCGGACCTGCGCACGCAGATCGGCAAGCTGATGCCCCAGCTGCTGGCCGCATCGGAGACGGGACCCGATGTCGCGGACCTCGTGGCCGGATCGCCCGCGATGCTGCAACTGCTGCAGCAGGTGGACACGTTCGCCGACTTCGACAGCAACGTGATGCTCTATGGCGAGACCGGCGCGGGCAAGGAGCGCATTGCGCGCCTGTTCCACGATCGCAATCGCACGTACGGCAAGGGACCGTTCATCGCGGTGAACTGCGGCGCGATTCCCGATGGACTGTTCGAATCGCAGTTCTTCGGCCACGCCAAGGGCGCGTTCACGGGCGCGATGTTCGCGCATCGAGGGTATTTCGAGCAGGCCAACGGCGGCACGCTGTTCCTCGACGAAATCGGCGACCTGCCGCTGTTCCAGCAGGTCAAGCTGCTGCGCGTGCTCGAGGAGAACGCATTGACGCGGCTGGGATCGGCGCTGCCGGTGAAGCTCGACTTCCGCCTCGTCGCGGCGACCAACAAGGACCTGCGCGAGGCGGTAGGGCAGGGCAAGTTCCGCGCGGACCTGTACTTTCGGCTGGCGGTGATCGAGCTGCGCATTCCAAGCCTCGAGGAGCGCGGTGCCGCGGACAAGGTGGCGCTGCTGCAATCGTTCATGCGCCATATGATGGGCGCCAAGCGGTTCGACGTGCTGCCGCCGATGCCGGACTGGCTCAAGGGCGCGGTGGGCACCGCGTTCTTCAACGGCAACGTGCGCGAGCTGCGCAACCTCGCCGAGCGCGTGGGGATCACCGTGCAGCAGTGCGGTGCCTGGGACGAGGATCGCATCCGGCCGTTGTTCCGGGGCCTGCGTCCCGGCGCGTTCGATGGCGGCGAGCGTCCGGCCGAGTCGCGCGGCGATGCCGAGGAGCGGCGCCGCATCATCGCGGCGCTGGACGCGAACGGATGGCGCCGGCAGGACACCGCGACCTGCCTCGGCATCAGCCGCAAGGTGCTGTGGGAGAAGATGCGCAAGTATCAGATCGTCGACAGCGAAGCCGCGGACAACGAAGTGGAATCCGCCTGA
- a CDS encoding exonuclease SbcCD subunit D — MRFLHTADWHLGRLFHARSLIEDQAHVLDQFVALVRDARPDAVLIAGDVYDRAVPPPDAVALLDDVLARIVVGERVPVVMIAGNHDSAQRLDFGARLMTGQGLHVAGRVGAQASGLTLRDAHGDVRIYAIPYAEPAVVRDALGLELPHHEAALGAQLAAIRAAHPANTRSVAVAHAFVVGGAASESERPLSVGGSGAVAAGVFDGFDYVALGHLHRPQTLGTNVHYSGSLLKYSLSEAGHAKSVSLVELDGAGAVRIEPIALRPMRDLRLLRGELATLIASAADDPCRDDYIHAVLTDAGALLDPMARLRQAYPNALAMERAVLARSGSAREAGRRLRELDTGALFASFFREVADADLDVDQRRTLDDLLAAMAASERESA, encoded by the coding sequence TTGCGCTTTCTCCACACCGCCGACTGGCATCTCGGTCGGCTGTTCCATGCCCGTAGCCTGATCGAGGATCAGGCCCACGTGCTCGACCAGTTCGTCGCCCTTGTCCGCGATGCACGGCCAGACGCCGTGCTGATCGCGGGCGACGTGTACGACCGCGCGGTGCCCCCGCCGGACGCGGTGGCACTGCTCGACGATGTGCTGGCGCGCATTGTCGTCGGCGAGCGTGTGCCCGTCGTGATGATCGCCGGCAACCACGACAGCGCCCAGCGGCTGGACTTCGGCGCGCGGCTCATGACCGGACAGGGTCTGCATGTGGCGGGACGCGTGGGCGCGCAGGCCAGCGGCCTCACGCTGCGCGACGCGCATGGCGACGTCCGCATCTATGCGATCCCCTACGCGGAACCGGCCGTCGTGCGCGACGCGCTGGGCCTCGAACTCCCGCATCACGAGGCGGCGCTGGGTGCCCAGCTGGCGGCCATTCGCGCCGCGCATCCGGCGAACACGCGATCGGTGGCCGTGGCGCACGCGTTTGTCGTGGGTGGCGCGGCCAGCGAATCGGAGCGGCCGCTCTCGGTCGGCGGCAGCGGTGCCGTCGCGGCCGGCGTGTTCGACGGCTTCGACTATGTCGCGCTCGGCCACCTGCATCGCCCGCAGACGCTGGGCACGAATGTCCATTACTCGGGGTCGCTGCTCAAGTATTCGCTGTCGGAGGCGGGCCACGCCAAGAGCGTGTCGCTGGTGGAACTCGACGGGGCAGGCGCGGTGCGCATCGAGCCGATCGCCCTGCGGCCGATGCGCGATCTGCGGCTGTTGCGTGGCGAACTGGCCACGCTTATCGCCAGCGCGGCGGATGACCCTTGCCGCGACGACTACATTCATGCGGTACTGACGGATGCCGGCGCGCTGCTCGATCCGATGGCGCGGCTGCGGCAGGCCTATCCGAACGCGCTGGCCATGGAGCGCGCGGTGCTCGCGCGCAGCGGCAGCGCACGCGAGGCGGGACGCCGCCTGCGCGAACTCGATACCGGCGCGTTGTTCGCCAGCTTCTTCCGCGAGGTGGCCGACGCCGACCTCGACGTGGACCAGCGCCGTACGCTGGACGACCTGCTTGCCGCAATGGCGGCATCGGAAAGGGAATCGGCATGA
- a CDS encoding AAA family ATPase produces MKPLHLKLQAFGPFATSESIDFTQLGDQAFFLIHGPTGAGKTTLLDAICFALYGDTSGGERDPRDMRNANADPALRTEVTLEFALGSQRYRVTRSPAQERPSLRASGTLVREIPKAQLDALAEERWVSKATQPGRVSDAVRELLGFDSAQFRQVIVLPQGRFRELLTAKSQERQAILERLFQTELYRRVEELLKEQAAGIRREADAISLRRKTLLDQHALATPEALAARIAGQQDALAMLDRQEQLARADSDAARAALSKAEIEAQQLKRWKDAEEAFGRLSARREAMVAERARLRTAQRAAQVSPMAEHLAAMARDQAEAREALAQREQEVATHSTAARAAAEVLAGEQGRGEMRVALQREIAAREAMLPRARQMSALQARLADAAKALVGATRARDTATAAVAKHLERQQTVAVDLERARAEAIPMATLTLQRDQAVEQQTRLAQYAAARARMPGLREALAAAEHAHVRAVSARDGARQALVHDERAWRAGQAARLASDLARGAPCPVCGGTEHPSPAVHAELLSIGDAQLDASRDALHRADEQVQATATRRHAAYGELAQAEARLADLAELARLQPAPAVARMDDASSAPNASDDDIAAAARAIDGEVARLTDALKVAAQAGARLPNLEAAHADARGAHEAAVAQAREAEHVAQQLAQAAAQLEGEWRGACEQVPEDSRDPVALEAALAKARERALALEQALQRAQMTERDAASQLAAAVAALDAARTQLTQTDARHVQAQASFVNAIAAAGFDSLEAWQTACLPPAAMVALDEAVRDFELEIARAADRRERAEAEAKSLQPPDLPALQAARDTAAANLEAAIRQRSELAAARETLLQCQRLLDALEADGRDIETRYAVLGRLSEVANGNNPRRITFQRFVLASLLDEVLEAASQRLMRMSRGRYTLQRVREQVDQRSAGGLDLEVFDHDTGGTRPANTLSGGEGFLASLSLALGLADVVQSRAGGIQLDTLFVDEGFGTLDPESLDFAIRTLLDLQQAGRLVGIISHVSELRERIDVRLEVRPGAAGSHAVLQLP; encoded by the coding sequence ATGAAACCGCTGCACCTGAAATTGCAGGCGTTCGGTCCGTTCGCAACCAGCGAGTCGATCGATTTCACCCAATTGGGGGACCAGGCGTTCTTCCTCATTCATGGCCCTACCGGCGCTGGCAAGACGACGCTGCTCGATGCGATCTGCTTTGCGCTGTATGGCGACACGTCCGGTGGCGAGCGGGATCCGCGCGATATGCGCAATGCCAATGCCGATCCGGCGCTGCGCACCGAAGTCACGCTCGAGTTCGCGCTGGGTTCGCAGCGCTACCGCGTCACGCGTTCGCCCGCGCAGGAGCGTCCGAGCCTTCGTGCGTCGGGCACGCTCGTGCGCGAGATTCCCAAGGCGCAGCTCGACGCGCTGGCCGAGGAGCGCTGGGTCAGCAAGGCGACCCAGCCTGGCCGCGTCAGCGATGCGGTGCGCGAACTGCTTGGGTTCGACAGCGCGCAGTTCCGGCAGGTCATCGTGCTGCCGCAGGGGCGGTTCCGCGAACTGCTGACCGCGAAGTCGCAGGAACGGCAGGCGATTCTCGAGCGCCTGTTCCAGACCGAACTCTATCGGCGCGTCGAGGAACTGCTGAAGGAGCAGGCGGCGGGCATCCGCCGCGAGGCCGATGCGATTTCGCTGCGCCGGAAGACGCTGCTCGATCAGCATGCGCTGGCAACGCCGGAGGCGCTGGCCGCGCGGATCGCGGGGCAGCAGGATGCACTGGCGATGCTCGACCGGCAGGAGCAGCTTGCGCGTGCCGATAGCGATGCGGCACGGGCTGCGTTGAGCAAGGCCGAGATCGAGGCGCAGCAGCTCAAGCGCTGGAAGGACGCGGAGGAAGCGTTCGGCAGGCTCTCCGCGCGGCGAGAGGCGATGGTTGCGGAGCGCGCGCGGCTGCGCACGGCGCAGCGGGCGGCGCAGGTGTCGCCAATGGCCGAACATCTGGCGGCGATGGCGCGCGATCAGGCCGAGGCGCGGGAAGCGCTGGCCCAGCGCGAGCAGGAGGTGGCGACGCATTCGACGGCCGCGCGCGCGGCGGCCGAGGTGCTGGCCGGCGAGCAGGGCCGTGGCGAGATGCGCGTGGCGCTGCAACGCGAGATTGCGGCGCGGGAGGCGATGCTGCCGCGCGCGCGGCAGATGAGTGCGCTGCAGGCGCGGCTGGCCGATGCCGCGAAGGCGCTGGTGGGCGCGACGCGTGCGCGCGATACGGCGACGGCGGCGGTGGCGAAGCATCTGGAGCGTCAGCAGACGGTCGCGGTCGATCTGGAGCGTGCGCGGGCGGAGGCGATACCGATGGCCACGCTGACGTTGCAGCGCGATCAGGCGGTCGAGCAGCAGACGCGGCTGGCGCAGTACGCGGCCGCGCGTGCGCGCATGCCCGGGTTGCGTGAGGCGCTGGCGGCGGCCGAGCATGCGCATGTTCGCGCCGTGAGCGCGCGCGATGGCGCGCGGCAGGCGCTGGTGCACGATGAACGGGCCTGGCGCGCGGGACAGGCCGCGCGGCTGGCGAGCGACCTGGCGCGCGGCGCGCCATGCCCCGTATGTGGCGGCACGGAGCATCCGTCGCCGGCGGTGCATGCGGAGCTGTTGTCGATCGGCGACGCGCAACTCGATGCGAGCCGGGATGCGCTGCATCGGGCGGACGAGCAGGTCCAGGCGACCGCTACGCGCCGGCATGCTGCGTATGGAGAGCTGGCGCAGGCCGAGGCACGGCTTGCGGATCTTGCGGAACTGGCACGGCTGCAGCCGGCGCCGGCTGTGGCCCGGATGGACGACGCATCCAGCGCGCCCAACGCGTCCGATGACGACATTGCGGCCGCCGCGCGGGCGATCGATGGGGAGGTGGCGCGGCTGACGGACGCGCTCAAGGTCGCGGCGCAAGCGGGCGCGCGGTTGCCGAACCTCGAGGCTGCGCATGCCGATGCGCGTGGCGCGCACGAAGCCGCCGTCGCGCAGGCGCGCGAGGCCGAGCACGTCGCGCAGCAGCTCGCGCAGGCCGCCGCGCAACTCGAAGGCGAATGGCGTGGCGCCTGCGAGCAGGTGCCCGAGGACTCGCGCGACCCGGTCGCGCTCGAAGCCGCGCTCGCCAAAGCGCGCGAGCGTGCGCTGGCGCTTGAGCAGGCATTGCAACGCGCGCAGATGACCGAACGCGATGCCGCATCGCAGCTGGCCGCGGCCGTGGCCGCGCTAGACGCCGCGCGTACGCAGCTGACGCAGACCGACGCGCGCCACGTGCAGGCGCAGGCGTCGTTCGTCAACGCGATTGCCGCCGCCGGCTTCGACAGTCTCGAAGCCTGGCAGACCGCATGCCTGCCCCCGGCCGCGATGGTCGCCCTCGACGAGGCCGTACGCGATTTCGAGCTCGAGATCGCCCGTGCGGCAGACCGCCGCGAACGTGCCGAGGCCGAAGCGAAATCGCTGCAACCGCCCGACCTCCCGGCCCTGCAGGCTGCACGCGACACCGCCGCCGCCAACCTCGAGGCCGCAATCCGCCAGCGCAGCGAACTGGCCGCCGCGCGGGAGACGCTGCTGCAATGCCAGCGCCTGCTCGACGCGCTGGAAGCGGACGGCCGCGATATCGAGACACGCTACGCGGTACTCGGACGCCTGTCGGAAGTGGCCAATGGCAACAATCCGCGCCGCATCACGTTCCAGCGCTTCGTGCTCGCCTCGCTGCTGGACGAAGTGCTCGAGGCCGCGTCGCAGCGCCTCATGCGCATGAGCCGCGGCCGCTATACGCTGCAACGCGTGCGCGAGCAGGTGGACCAGCGCAGCGCGGGCGGCCTCGACCTCGAAGTGTTCGACCATGACACCGGCGGCACGCGTCCGGCCAATACGCTCTCCGGCGGCGAAGGATTCCTCGCCTCGCTGTCGCTGGCGCTCGGCCTTGCCGACGTCGTGCAATCGCGCGCGGGCGGCATCCAGCTCGACACGCTGTTCGTGGATGAAGGCTTTGGCACGCTCGACCCGGAGAGCCTCGACTTCGCCATCCGCACGCTGCTGGATCTCCAGCAGGCGGGCCGGCTGGTCGGCATCATTTCGCACGTGAGCGAGCTCCGCGAACGCATCGACGTGCGGCTGGAAGTCCGCCCCGGCGCGGCCGGCAGCCACGCGGTGCTTCAACTACCCTAA
- a CDS encoding 3-oxoacid CoA-transferase subunit A, translating to MINKLYDSVESAVADIHDGATIMIGGFGLAGMPAELIDALIAQGARDLTIVNNNAGNGDTGLAALLKARQVRKIICSFPRQADSYVFDSLYHAGDIELELVPQGNLAERIRAAGAGIGGFFTRTAYGTPLAEGKETRIIDGKGYVFEKPIYADFALIKADTADRWGNLTYRKTARNFGPIMATAAKCAIVQVSHIAELGEIDPERVVTPGLFVKRVVKIEGAAAKAA from the coding sequence GTGATCAACAAGCTTTATGACTCGGTGGAATCGGCGGTCGCCGACATCCACGATGGCGCCACGATCATGATCGGCGGCTTCGGTCTTGCGGGCATGCCCGCGGAACTGATCGACGCACTGATCGCCCAGGGCGCGCGCGACCTCACCATCGTCAACAACAACGCCGGCAACGGCGACACCGGTCTGGCCGCGCTGCTCAAGGCCCGTCAGGTGCGCAAGATCATCTGCTCGTTCCCGCGCCAGGCCGACTCGTACGTCTTCGACTCGCTCTACCATGCGGGCGATATCGAACTGGAACTGGTGCCCCAGGGCAATCTGGCCGAGCGCATTCGCGCGGCCGGTGCCGGCATCGGCGGCTTCTTCACGCGCACGGCCTACGGCACGCCGCTGGCCGAGGGCAAGGAAACGCGGATCATCGACGGCAAGGGCTACGTGTTCGAGAAGCCGATCTACGCGGACTTCGCGCTGATCAAGGCCGACACGGCCGACCGCTGGGGTAACCTGACGTACCGCAAGACCGCGCGCAACTTCGGCCCGATCATGGCCACCGCCGCCAAATGCGCGATCGTGCAGGTCAGCCATATCGCCGAGCTCGGCGAGATCGACCCCGAACGTGTCGTCACGCCTGGCCTTTTCGTCAAGCGCGTGGTGAAGATCGAAGGCGCCGCCGCCAAGGCTGCCTGA
- a CDS encoding 3-oxoacid CoA-transferase subunit B, which translates to MQRLTRDQMAARVANDIPEGAVVNLGIGLPTLVANHLPADREILLHSENGVLGMGPAPAPGEEDGDLINAGKQPVTLKAGGSFFHHADSFAMMRGGHLDFCVLGAFQVSAKGDLANWHTGAPGAIPAVGGAMDLAIGAKEVFVMMEHQTKQGESKVVAECTYPLTGIGCVTRIYTDLATIDVTPDGLVARDLVEGLTFEELQRVTGVTLKQAVAA; encoded by the coding sequence ATGCAACGCCTGACCCGCGATCAAATGGCCGCCCGTGTGGCCAACGACATTCCCGAAGGTGCCGTGGTGAACCTCGGCATCGGCCTGCCCACGCTGGTGGCCAACCACCTGCCCGCCGACCGCGAAATCCTGCTGCATAGCGAGAACGGCGTTCTGGGCATGGGCCCGGCGCCCGCGCCCGGCGAGGAAGACGGCGACCTGATCAACGCCGGCAAGCAGCCCGTGACGCTGAAGGCCGGTGGCTCGTTCTTCCATCATGCGGACTCGTTCGCGATGATGCGCGGCGGCCACCTCGACTTCTGCGTGCTGGGCGCGTTCCAGGTGTCCGCGAAGGGCGACCTCGCGAACTGGCACACCGGCGCGCCGGGTGCGATTCCCGCCGTGGGCGGCGCGATGGACCTCGCCATCGGCGCCAAGGAAGTGTTCGTGATGATGGAACACCAGACCAAGCAGGGCGAGAGCAAGGTCGTGGCGGAATGCACGTACCCGCTGACCGGCATCGGCTGCGTGACGCGCATCTATACGGACCTCGCCACGATCGACGTGACCCCCGACGGCCTCGTCGCGCGCGACCTCGTGGAAGGCCTGACCTTCGAGGAACTGCAGCGCGTCACCGGCGTGACCCTCAAGCAGGCAGTGGCCGCCTGA